In the Oncorhynchus nerka isolate Pitt River linkage group LG6, Oner_Uvic_2.0, whole genome shotgun sequence genome, tgtaattttcatcataggtacacttcaactatgacagaaaaaaattagaaaataaaatccagaaaatcacattgtaggatttttaatgaatttatttgtaaattatggtggaaaataagtatttggttttcacacacttgctggtattttggcccattccatgcagatctcctctagagcagtgatgtttcagggtctgttgctgggcaacacagactttcaactccctccaaagattttctatggggttgagatctggagactggctaggccactccaggaccttgaaatgcttcttactgttacgaatcccttttggcccgacagtctaggggggatggtagtgagacccgtaacataactcatgcaaattataattgtgacaaagtaaaagtgagaatgaaataaccaggacaactgaaatctaccgtcaaactcagggtttattgtaaaatacacggtaatgggggggagcaggaaaaggggctgagctggacccaaggaaagaaacaataagtattaaAAAAACACCcgtaagctagactagcctactttcacaataactaactaactaactaaccaaaaatacagtgggtggtccgcccagttctaactagtgtatttaacgaagtctacctacgggtagtgtatgcccatgggcgacttgtcttggtttccccttttcccaccagcaatcaaacacaaacaccataaccaaaaacaatactcacaggtgatgacaaagtgctatggaggtgctcaaacaaaagagaggttaatacacaacgagagagtgaaacacagagacctacagacatggcatttacagagagatgatgatgatgtttccactcccatgcttcacagtaggtatggtgttctttggatgcaaactcagcattctttgtcctccaaacacgacgagttgagtttttaccaaaaagttctgttttggtttcatctgaccatatgacattctcccaatcttcttctggaacatccaaatgctctctagcaaacttcagacgggcctggacatgtactggcttaagcagggggacacgtctggcactgcaggatttgagtccctggcggcgtagtgtgttactgatggtaggctttgttactttggtcccagctctctgcaggtcattcactaggtgtggttctgggatttttgctcaccgttcttgtgatcattttgaccccacggggtgagatcttgcgtggaaccccagatcgagggagattatcagtggttttgtatgtcttccatttcctaataattgctcccacagttgatttcttcaaaccaagctgcttacctattgcagattcagtcttcccagcctggtgcaggtctataattttgtttctggtgtcctttgatagctctttggtcttggccatagtggagtttggagtgtgactgtttgaggttgtggacaggtgtcttttaatcTGATAACAAGTTCTAAAAGGTGCcatttaatacaggtaacgagtggaggacagaggagcctcttaaagaagttacaggtctgtgagagccagaaatcttgcttgtttgtaagtgaccaaatacttattttccaccataatttgcaaataaattcattaaaaatcctacaatgtgattttctggatttttttcttctcattttgtctgtcatagttgaagtgtacctataatgaaaattacaggcctcatctttttaagtgggagaacttgcacaattggtggctgactaaatacttttttgccccactgtacttgcCTCTGGGGTTGAGCtgcaggcagttagattagggtatgtcttcaggcagaaattgatAACAAGGGATGCAGACATAAGTCAGAGCCACTTTGCAATtgttagcacaactgaaaactgttgtgattaaagaagcaataaaactggccttcttttgactagttgagtatctggagcatcaaaatgtgtgggttcgattacaggcttaaaatggccagaaacaaaggactttcttctgcaACTCGTCAatctgttcttgttctgagaaattgccaagaaactaaagatctcgtacaatgctgtgtgctactcccttcacagaacagcacaaactggctctaactagaatagagtgggaggccccggtgcacaactgagcaagaggacaagtacattagtgtctagtgaGGCGTCTCAAGCAAGTCCTCAACTAGCAGCTTCATTAAGTAGTACCCGCAAACACcaatctcaacgtcaacagtgaagaggcgactctagGATGCTGGCCTTTTAGGCATAACTGCAAAGAAAagaacatctcagactggcctataaaaagaaaagatgggcagaggaactctgcctagaaggccagcatcctggagtcgcctcttcactgttgacgttgagacaggtgttttgtgggtaaaatttaatgaagctaccagttgaggacttgtgaggcatctgtttctcaaactagacactaatgtacttgctcagttgtgcaccggggcatcCCACtcgttctattctggttagggtcagtttgcgctgttctgtgaagggagtagtacagtgTTGTACAAAATCTTAAGTTTGTTGGcattttctcacatggaataaccttcatttcttagaacaagaatacattttgagcctataatcaaacccacaaatactgatgctccagatactcaactagttatCACGTCATTAAATCAGGAGAACAGTTTAGCTGTGCTAacaagggttttctaatgatcaagtagccttttaaaatgataaacttggaatagctaacaacgtgccattggaacacaggagtggtggttgctgataatggacctatgttgataaaaacattttttaaatcagctacatagtcaacaatcaatttgatgttattttaaatggacaaaaaaaatatattctttcaaaaacatggacatttctTAGTGGCcctaaacttttgaatggtagtgtatatatatatatatatatatatatatatatataatttatttttgttttaagtACCCACCTCATGAAAGTCACCCTTTTTAATCCAGCCAACAATTGTAGCCATTACAGTTCAACATGTAGGTTCTATACATTGTTAATGTCACATTTTCATCAAATGGCATTATTGTTAAATGCTTTGGCCATTTAATTCatttacagacaaccccctaaatgtattcccccccacacacagcatTTGACACATTTACAACAGctagttttttaaaaacctttatttaagtaggcaagtcagttaagaacaaaatcttatttacaatgacggcctaccccagccaaacgacgctggaccaattgtgcgtcgcactatgagactcccaatcacagccgattgtgatacagcctggaatcaaaccagggtctgtagtgacgcctctagcatcgCCACTCTGGAGGCCCAAGTTGAAACATTTCACATTCATTTAATTTACTAAATCTGTTTATTAGTAGAAAAATAATAACTCGTACAACTGGATTGGTCATAGGGGAATGTTGTCATTGCAGGAATGAGAAGGGAAAGGGACGTGTACAGGTGACATTTTCTGCATTCTTTGGTCCTTGTCTGACATGTGGTTTAGTTAGTAGACGTAGTTAGCTGTGTGCAGGGACTGCATGGAGGCCTGGTCAGCGCTGCTCACCACTGTGTACTCTCCCTTGGAGGCAAGGCCATTGCTCTGAAAATGTACATTTGTGATTCAGTAATCAAGGTATGTGGTTCCAGAATGAAGCATTGAGAGCGAGAAAGGAGACCGCAAATGGGACACTACTTCAGGATACAAGAAAACTACACCATACAATAGCGTTCCAATGATATTCATGTAGCCTGCACCTCTAAGCAAGGTGTCAACCCTACCCTAAAATAGCATAGCCCCTCCATCTTACCTTGGCTCTGGAGGTGAAAGCATCCTGTGCCGCTTTCTTGTTGGCGGCCTTGCCTTTCCAGGCGGCGAGGGCGGAGGCCTGGAGTGCACGGCCGTAGGAGAAGGAGAGCTTCCAGGGCCGGTGCAGGGCCGTCTGGTTCATGGCGTTCAGGTTCTGAGTGGCCTCTTCCTCGCTCTGGCCTCCAGACAGGAAGGTGATGCCTTGGGGTTAGAATGTTTAGCAATTTGGTGATGGTTTCATTTTGGAATCACCGATCAACCAAATATACAGTTTTTACTTCAAGTTTCAAGTCTACCTTTTCACCTAACCGCACCTGTTTGGGACAATCACTGTTGGATCACATCCCAATACTTACATTACCATCACCACCTCGACAAACCCCCAACCCAGTCTCACCAGGCACGGCGGCAGGGACAGTGCGCCTCAGGGCAGTGACGGTGGCCATGCCGACCTCCTGGGGGGTGAACTTCTTGGGGCAGGAGTGTCCGGCGGTGACCATGTTAGGCTTCAGCAGGGTACCCTCCAAGTAGACATGGTGATCGTTCAGGGCCTTGTACGTGGCAGCCAGAACCTGGTGAGGGGAGGGTTGGGTTTAGAGAGGCGTTTGGTTTAGGTTCAGTGATGTGAACTTAAATTGGGGCATGACTAAGAGGAGAATGAGGGATGAGTTTGTAATTCCATGCTGGTAAACCAGTACAGCACTGGCTTTGTGGAAGGGAGAGAAAATGACAGAAATGTGATTCACGAGTGTTTAACTGAAGGCCAACAAGGTTATGATCACCTTCTCAGTGACGTACTGAGTGCACAGCAGGTCATGGTCTCCATCAGGCAGAATCTCTGGCTCCACAATGGGCACCAGGCCATTCTGAGGAGAGGACAGTTATCACATGTGGACACAGTATATGGACAAATCATGCCTTTGAGGAATTTCTCAGTTCATTTGTTAGTTTTGTGCGTAAAGTCAGGTAGTGTATACAGTAGCAGTACCGTGTGTCTAAGACAATTTCCCCCTCTGGGACATTGTATTTTATCCTACCATAAACACTACAGTTTTAAAACAAAGTTCTCATGGCATGCACACACCTGTTGGCAGATACTAGCGTATCTGGCAAGTACGTTAGCGTTCTCTGCGATAGCGAGGGCTGAGGGGCAGGCGTCTGAAATCTTGAGCACACACCTCCACTTGGCGAAGTCACAACCGTCCTTCTTGTACTGAGCACAACGCCCCGAGAGTCCATCAAGACCTGATGAAAGAGGTTTTTATAATACATTGCTTCCATGGTCATGCCACCATGTCAAACTGACTAAATGTGGGCTAGGGAGATTGGAGAAGCTGGTTGATTTTAATGTATAGCTTTAATGCATTTGTTACTTACAAGTTGCAAAAGAAATGAGCTACTCTTACCCTGTGTGGTCATCTCTCCATCTGTTCCATTCAGACCAGCTGTGCCATTGTCCACCTAGAAAACAAGCAGTCAAACTATAACCCCTTTCCTAGGGTTGGGTGGTATCCAGATGTTCATACAGTGGTAGCGATTTTGTACCATACCGGAATATGTATAACCAAAAGTGCACACAAGGGGCGCTATTTCCCCAAACTGTTTTTATGGGGGGGGcacaatacaattttaaaaatattttatttaaattttattagtcacatgcacatggttagcagatgttattgtgcgtgtagcgaaatgcttgtgcttctagttccgacaatgcagcaaTAGCTAACAATTCCACATGTTGGGTTCCGAGAATGAAATATgcttattcatgtcactgagggagtGCTGAGGTTTAGAGGGTCTAgtccagaagttaatggttataggaggaaggtatatagtgtggGCAATTAATCTTGGAATGTGTTGAGTGCAGGGAAGCGATTACATGTGGCAGGCATTGATAAGGGGAGAAAGCCATGGATCAGTGATgagtggggttgaggtcaggtcaccTTTAAGGGAAAAATACAAGTTTATGGCCCGTATCACTTAGTGTCCTGCCTAGCAGTAAAGAAtgatgtgtaggaggagactcagcctatgagGAACGGTttaatatcagtgcttgtgtgaaaaTGTTTTTGTCCGATGCAGCTGTATTGACCCTCGGGGAGaataaacttggttaagctttcaTAGTGTCCGTTTAGTTTTTTACTCTGAGAATTAGAACctcaactacctaatacacacatctaagtaaagaCATGGAATAAGAAATTATACATATATGGAGGAGCAATGACATAGCGGCAACGGCAAGATGCAATAGAGGGTACAAAATACAGTATATGAACATGAGATGCaagatgtaaacattattaaagtagcatcattaaagtgactagtgatccatttaaaaaaaagtggccaatgatttcaagtctgtatgtaggcagcagcctctgttcgtgatggctgtttaacagtctgatggccttgagataaaagcagtttttctttgatgcacctgtgctgacCTCGCCTTGTGGATGGTAGCGGAGCGAACAGTGGTGGTTATGGTCCTTGATCTTTTtagtcttcctgtgacatcgggtgctgtaggtgtcctagagggcaAGTAGTTTCCTCCCGGTGATACGTTgtgctctgctgtttcctgaagtccacaatcatctttgttttgttgacgttgagtgaggttgttttcctgacaccacactccaagggccctcacctcctccctttaggctgtCTCGTGGTTGTTGGTCATCAAGCCTACAACTGttttctgcaaacttaatgattgagttggaggtgtgcatggccacacagtcatgggtgaacagagagtacaggagggggctgagcatggacccttgtggggccccagtgttgaggatcagcaaagtggagatgtttcctaccttcaccacctgggggcggaacGTCGGGAAGTCCAGGACAAAATTGCACAGGTCGGGGTTGaaacccagggcctcaagcttaatgatgagcttggagggtactatggtgttgaatgctgagctatagtcaatgaacagcattcttagatagatattcctcttgtccagatgggatagggcagtgtgatggagaTTGCGTCGCCTGGGGACCAATTGGGGCAGAAAGCAAATTGAAgcgg is a window encoding:
- the LOC115130546 gene encoding fructose-bisphosphate aldolase B-like — its product is MTTQFPSLSPVQKKELSDIAQRIVAPGKGILAADESTGTMSNRLQKINVENTEENRRTFRDLLFSAVDPNCIGGIIFFHETLYQKSDKGVLFPQVIKDKGIVVGIKVDNGTAGLNGTDGEMTTQGLDGLSGRCAQYKKDGCDFAKWRCVLKISDACPSALAIAENANVLARYASICQQNGLVPIVEPEILPDGDHDLLCTQYVTEKVLAATYKALNDHHVYLEGTLLKPNMVTAGHSCPKKFTPQEVGMATVTALRRTVPAAVPGITFLSGGQSEEEATQNLNAMNQTALHRPWKLSFSYGRALQASALAAWKGKAANKKAAQDAFTSRAKSNGLASKGEYTVVSSADQASMQSLHTANYVY